In a single window of the Pedococcus dokdonensis genome:
- the paaA gene encoding 1,2-phenylacetyl-CoA epoxidase subunit PaaA — translation MTDTTTTPSGTDESGTHASGTHASGAAELLAGFEATIARNDRVEPRDWMPEGYRKTLVRQVAQHAHSEIIGMQPEGNWIGRAPSLRRKAILLAKVQDEAGHGLYLYSACETLGVSRGQLTEMLIEGRQKYSSIFNYPTLSYADVGTIGWLVDGAAICNQVPLCRTSFGPYGRAMIRICKEESFHQRQGYELLMTMMQGTDEQRAMVQESVNRFWWPALMMFGPPDDESPNSAQSMAWGIKRNTNDDLRQRFVDMSVPQAKALGVTFPDPELRWNDERQAHDFGQPDWDEFMQVVKGNGPCNTQRIAHRRKAHEDGAWVREAASAYAAQQASVREEGVA, via the coding sequence ATGACGGACACCACGACCACCCCGTCGGGCACCGACGAGTCGGGCACCCACGCGTCGGGCACCCACGCGTCGGGTGCAGCCGAGCTGCTCGCCGGGTTCGAGGCGACGATCGCCCGCAACGACCGGGTCGAGCCGCGCGACTGGATGCCCGAGGGCTACCGCAAGACGCTGGTGCGCCAGGTCGCCCAGCACGCCCACTCCGAGATCATCGGCATGCAGCCCGAGGGCAACTGGATCGGCCGTGCCCCTTCACTGCGGCGCAAGGCGATCCTGCTGGCCAAGGTGCAGGACGAGGCCGGCCACGGGCTCTACCTCTACTCGGCCTGCGAGACCCTGGGCGTCAGTCGCGGGCAGCTCACCGAGATGCTGATCGAGGGCCGCCAGAAGTACTCCTCGATCTTCAACTACCCGACGCTGTCCTACGCCGACGTCGGCACCATCGGCTGGCTGGTCGACGGCGCGGCGATCTGCAACCAGGTGCCGCTCTGTCGGACGTCGTTCGGGCCCTACGGGCGGGCGATGATCCGCATCTGCAAGGAGGAGTCCTTCCACCAGCGGCAGGGCTACGAGCTGCTGATGACGATGATGCAGGGCACCGACGAGCAGCGCGCCATGGTGCAGGAGTCGGTCAACCGGTTCTGGTGGCCGGCGCTGATGATGTTCGGGCCACCCGACGACGAGTCGCCCAACTCGGCGCAGTCGATGGCGTGGGGCATCAAGCGCAACACCAACGACGACCTGCGCCAGCGGTTCGTCGACATGTCCGTGCCCCAGGCGAAGGCACTCGGCGTCACCTTCCCCGACCCCGAGCTGCGCTGGAACGACGAGCGGCAGGCCCACGACTTCGGGCAGCCCGACTGGGACGAGTTCATGCAGGTGGTCAAGGGCAACGGCCCGTGCAACACGCAGCGGATCGCCCACCGCCGCAAGGCGCACGAGGACGGTGCGTGGGTCCGCGAGGCCGCGAGTGCGTATGCCGCCCAGCAGGCTTCGGTGCGTGAGGAGGGCGTGGCGTGA
- a CDS encoding ATP-binding protein, giving the protein MFSRIAIVNRGEAAMRLIHAVRDLNAQAGLGGSDDGHRIETVALHTEGEKRAMFVRESDHAYNLGPAANRPYLDYAVLEKALRETGADAAWVGWGFVAEHPDFAALCERIGVTFIGPSPEAMRKLGDKIGSKLIAEEVGVPVAPWSRGGVDTLEDAKSAAARIGYPLMLKATAGGGGRGIRMVASDADLTDAYERTRDEAERAFGSGVVFLEKLVTGARHVEVQVIADGQGTAWALGVRDCSVQRRNQKVIEESASPVLQPEQVAEVKASAERLAIAVGYAGAGTVEFLYHPGEKFFAFLEVNTRLQVEHPITEITTDTDLVKLQIHVAGGGRLEGERPVEEGHAVEARLNAEDPDRDFAPSPGRITLLNLPAGPGIRVDTGVGEGDSIPADFDSMIAKIIAVGRNRDEALARLRRAMGETTVVIEGGATNKSFILDLLDQPEVIDGSADTGWIDRVRAEGRLVSHRHSGVALVAAGIEGYEDEEAVERTRLLETSRGGRPQVQHRTGRAIDLKLRGTAYKVTVWRIGPHRFRVAIAAGATEQTVDADLDRLDDYTSRITIAGRTHRLITATHGPVQLVEVDGVTHRVSRDEGGVLRSPAPALVVATPAPVGSEVAAGAPVLVLESMKMETVLPAPFAGRVKELLVSAGSQVETGAPLVRLEPVGDGDDAADVTADDHVDLDLPDDVSNGGAAATADQARAALAAMLLGYDLDQRDEGSTLTRYLTARDELTTQGDSQIRAEVAVLEVFADLAELSRNRPAGEEAHVEHRVHSPREHFHTYLQSLDPDRGALPEQFRSKLGNVLRHYGLDSLDRTAELEQAVFRVFLSQQRSAPDVALATSLLQRWMVEPCPEPPLDAAAREVLDRLVVATQLRFPVVGDLARSVRFRWFDQPLVDADRASVLGGVSDELTALEGMPGGEERASRIDALAAIPEQIVQFLADRLESGVPQREPMLAVLIKRHYREHDLTGLRELAVGDRPFAVADYTLDGRGTHLVTSVGRVDELVPGSDLAEAVAAQLAATPEGSDGVVDLYLSWPDEPASPEDASARLSELLVGLPFAHGLRRVAIAVCPGGGRPVGYFTFRPDGDGGMVEDRLVRGVHPMVGRRLNLWRLRDFEVTRLDAPDDVLLYLCTAPGNEADQRLVALAQVRQLVVVRDEQGRVTALPHAERAIANCLEAIRRARSARGAAGARLDMNHVWVHIWPAIEADLDQLTALQAKIAPLTAGAGIEEVLVQGRIATPDGASAPLAARFHFQPGSGVVTSVQEPPTIRLAPLDDYAQKVVRARRRGVVYPYELQAMIAGPGGTATEYDLDDTGVLAPVDRPYGHNKAGIIAGVITTPTERYPEGMTRVLLCGDPLKALGAVSEAECARIIAALDLAERMRVPVEWFALSAGARISMDSGTENMDWVAKALKRIIEFTQAGGEINIVVAGINVGAQPYWNAEATMLMHTKGILVMTPDSAMVLTGKQSLDFSGGVSAEDNFGIGGYDRVMGPNGQAQYWAPDLAGARDVLMGHYDHTYVHPGEPGPRRATTTDPTDRDVTAYPHVIPDSAFTTVGDIFSPDTNPDRKKPFDIRVLMAAVADQDHPALERWAGMADAETAVVQDAHLGGIPVCLLGIESKNVPRRGFPPTDGPDTYTAGTLFPRSSKKAARAINAASGNRPLVVLANLSGFDGSPESMRSLQLEYGAEIGRAIVNFDGPIVFCVVSRYHGGAFVVFSKALNPSMTVLAIEGSFASVLGGAPAAAVVFSRDVDARTAADPRVTELEARVGEAKGADRALLAAELADLRTSVRSEKLGEVASEFDSVHSIHRAVSVGSVDAVIDPHELRPRIIAAIEEGLARQA; this is encoded by the coding sequence ATGTTCTCGCGCATCGCCATCGTCAACCGCGGCGAGGCCGCCATGCGGCTCATCCACGCGGTGCGCGACCTCAACGCTCAGGCCGGGCTGGGCGGGTCGGACGACGGGCACCGCATCGAGACCGTCGCGCTGCACACCGAGGGCGAGAAGCGCGCCATGTTCGTGCGCGAGTCGGACCACGCCTACAACCTGGGTCCGGCGGCCAACCGTCCCTACCTCGACTACGCGGTGCTGGAGAAGGCGCTGCGCGAGACCGGCGCCGATGCCGCCTGGGTGGGCTGGGGCTTCGTCGCCGAGCACCCCGATTTCGCGGCCCTGTGCGAGCGGATCGGGGTCACCTTCATCGGCCCGAGCCCGGAGGCGATGCGCAAGCTCGGGGACAAGATCGGCTCCAAGCTGATCGCCGAGGAGGTCGGGGTCCCCGTCGCACCGTGGAGCCGCGGTGGGGTCGACACCCTCGAGGACGCCAAGTCCGCGGCCGCGCGCATCGGCTACCCGTTGATGCTCAAGGCGACCGCGGGTGGTGGTGGGCGGGGCATCCGCATGGTTGCGTCCGACGCCGACCTCACCGACGCCTACGAGCGCACTCGTGACGAGGCCGAGCGCGCGTTCGGGTCCGGCGTGGTCTTCCTCGAGAAGCTCGTGACCGGTGCCCGCCACGTCGAGGTCCAGGTCATCGCCGACGGCCAGGGGACCGCGTGGGCGCTGGGTGTGCGCGACTGCTCGGTGCAGCGCCGCAACCAGAAGGTGATCGAGGAGTCGGCCTCGCCGGTCCTGCAGCCCGAGCAGGTGGCCGAGGTCAAGGCCAGCGCCGAGCGGCTGGCGATCGCCGTCGGCTACGCCGGGGCCGGCACGGTCGAGTTCCTCTACCACCCGGGGGAGAAGTTCTTCGCCTTCCTCGAGGTCAACACCCGGCTGCAGGTCGAGCACCCGATCACCGAGATCACGACCGACACCGACCTGGTCAAGCTGCAGATCCACGTCGCAGGCGGGGGTCGGCTCGAGGGTGAGCGCCCGGTCGAGGAGGGGCACGCCGTGGAGGCCCGGCTCAACGCCGAGGACCCCGACCGCGACTTCGCGCCGTCACCCGGCCGGATCACGTTGCTCAACCTGCCCGCCGGCCCCGGCATCCGCGTCGACACGGGGGTGGGGGAGGGCGACTCGATCCCGGCCGACTTCGACTCGATGATCGCCAAGATCATCGCCGTCGGCCGCAACCGCGACGAGGCGCTGGCCAGGCTGCGCCGCGCGATGGGCGAGACCACCGTCGTCATCGAGGGTGGTGCCACCAACAAGAGCTTCATCCTCGACCTGCTCGACCAGCCCGAGGTGATCGACGGCAGCGCCGACACCGGGTGGATCGACCGGGTCCGTGCCGAGGGCCGCCTCGTCTCGCATCGGCACTCCGGCGTCGCGCTGGTCGCCGCCGGCATCGAGGGCTACGAGGACGAGGAGGCCGTCGAGCGCACCCGCCTCCTCGAGACCTCGCGCGGTGGGCGCCCCCAGGTGCAGCACCGCACCGGCCGCGCCATCGACCTCAAGCTGCGCGGCACGGCATACAAGGTCACGGTGTGGCGGATCGGGCCGCACCGGTTCCGCGTCGCGATCGCCGCCGGCGCCACCGAGCAGACCGTCGATGCCGACCTCGACCGGCTCGACGACTACACCAGCCGGATCACCATCGCCGGGCGCACGCACCGGCTGATCACGGCGACCCACGGGCCGGTGCAGCTCGTCGAGGTCGACGGCGTCACCCACCGCGTCAGCCGTGACGAGGGTGGTGTGCTGCGTTCTCCCGCACCGGCGCTCGTGGTCGCGACCCCCGCGCCAGTGGGCTCCGAGGTCGCGGCCGGGGCACCCGTGCTGGTCCTGGAGTCGATGAAGATGGAGACCGTCCTGCCTGCCCCGTTCGCGGGCCGGGTCAAGGAGCTGCTCGTCTCCGCCGGCAGCCAGGTCGAGACCGGCGCGCCGCTCGTGCGGCTCGAGCCGGTCGGCGACGGCGACGACGCTGCCGACGTCACGGCCGACGACCACGTCGACCTCGACCTGCCCGACGACGTCTCCAACGGTGGTGCCGCCGCCACCGCGGACCAGGCCCGTGCCGCGCTCGCGGCGATGCTGCTCGGCTACGACCTCGACCAGCGCGACGAGGGCAGCACCCTGACGCGCTACCTCACCGCGCGCGACGAGCTGACCACCCAGGGTGACTCCCAGATCCGGGCCGAGGTCGCGGTGCTCGAGGTGTTCGCCGACCTCGCCGAGCTGAGCCGCAACCGGCCGGCCGGCGAGGAGGCGCACGTCGAGCACCGGGTGCACAGCCCGCGCGAGCACTTCCACACCTACCTGCAGAGCCTCGACCCCGACCGTGGGGCGCTGCCCGAGCAGTTCCGCAGCAAGCTCGGCAACGTGCTGCGCCACTACGGCCTCGACAGCCTCGACCGCACCGCCGAGCTCGAGCAGGCCGTGTTCCGGGTCTTCCTGTCGCAGCAGCGCTCCGCACCCGACGTGGCCCTGGCGACCTCGCTGCTCCAGCGCTGGATGGTCGAGCCGTGCCCGGAGCCGCCGCTCGACGCCGCCGCCCGCGAGGTGCTCGACCGGCTGGTGGTGGCCACCCAGCTGCGCTTCCCGGTCGTCGGCGACCTGGCCCGCAGCGTGCGGTTCCGCTGGTTCGACCAGCCGCTCGTCGACGCCGACCGCGCCAGCGTCCTCGGTGGGGTGAGCGACGAGCTGACGGCACTGGAGGGCATGCCCGGGGGTGAGGAGCGGGCCAGTCGGATCGACGCACTCGCCGCGATCCCCGAGCAGATCGTCCAGTTCCTGGCCGACCGTCTCGAGAGCGGTGTGCCGCAACGCGAGCCGATGCTGGCCGTCCTCATCAAACGGCACTACCGCGAGCACGACCTCACCGGGCTGCGCGAGCTCGCCGTCGGTGACCGCCCGTTCGCGGTGGCCGACTACACCCTCGACGGCCGGGGCACGCACCTCGTCACCAGCGTCGGCCGGGTCGACGAGCTGGTGCCCGGGAGCGACCTCGCCGAGGCCGTGGCGGCACAGCTGGCCGCGACGCCTGAGGGCTCCGACGGTGTCGTCGACCTCTACCTTTCGTGGCCCGACGAGCCGGCGTCGCCGGAGGACGCCTCCGCCCGTCTTAGCGAGCTCCTCGTCGGTCTGCCGTTCGCGCACGGCCTGCGTCGCGTGGCCATCGCGGTCTGCCCGGGTGGCGGACGACCGGTCGGCTACTTCACCTTCCGCCCCGACGGTGACGGCGGGATGGTCGAGGACCGGCTGGTCCGGGGCGTCCACCCGATGGTCGGGCGGCGGCTCAACCTGTGGCGGCTGCGCGACTTCGAGGTCACCCGCCTCGACGCCCCCGACGACGTGCTGCTCTACCTGTGCACCGCGCCCGGCAACGAGGCCGACCAGCGGCTCGTCGCCCTGGCCCAGGTCCGCCAGCTGGTCGTCGTCCGTGACGAGCAGGGCCGGGTCACGGCGCTGCCGCACGCCGAGCGCGCGATCGCCAACTGCCTCGAGGCGATCCGCCGGGCTCGATCGGCCCGGGGTGCGGCCGGCGCACGCCTCGACATGAACCACGTGTGGGTGCACATCTGGCCGGCGATCGAGGCCGACCTCGACCAGCTCACCGCGCTCCAGGCCAAGATCGCCCCGCTGACCGCCGGCGCCGGCATCGAGGAGGTGCTCGTCCAGGGCCGGATCGCCACGCCCGACGGCGCGAGCGCCCCCCTGGCCGCGCGGTTCCACTTCCAGCCCGGGTCCGGGGTCGTCACCTCGGTGCAGGAGCCGCCGACGATCCGCCTGGCGCCGCTGGACGACTACGCCCAGAAGGTCGTGCGGGCACGGCGCCGAGGCGTCGTCTACCCCTACGAGCTGCAGGCCATGATCGCCGGGCCCGGTGGCACAGCGACCGAGTACGACCTGGACGACACCGGCGTGCTCGCGCCGGTCGACCGGCCCTACGGGCACAACAAGGCCGGCATCATCGCCGGCGTCATCACCACCCCGACCGAGCGCTACCCCGAGGGCATGACCCGGGTGCTGCTCTGCGGCGACCCGCTCAAGGCGCTCGGTGCGGTGTCCGAGGCCGAGTGCGCGCGGATCATCGCCGCCCTCGACCTGGCCGAACGGATGCGGGTGCCGGTGGAGTGGTTCGCGCTGTCGGCCGGGGCCCGCATCTCGATGGACTCCGGCACCGAGAACATGGACTGGGTCGCCAAGGCGCTCAAGCGCATCATCGAGTTCACCCAGGCCGGTGGCGAGATCAACATCGTCGTCGCCGGGATCAACGTCGGCGCCCAGCCCTACTGGAACGCAGAGGCCACGATGCTGATGCACACCAAGGGAATCCTCGTCATGACGCCGGACAGCGCCATGGTCCTCACCGGAAAGCAGTCGCTCGACTTCTCCGGTGGCGTCTCGGCCGAGGACAACTTCGGGATCGGTGGCTACGACCGCGTCATGGGGCCGAACGGGCAGGCGCAGTACTGGGCGCCCGACCTCGCTGGCGCCCGCGACGTGCTGATGGGGCACTACGACCACACCTACGTCCACCCCGGCGAGCCGGGGCCTCGCCGCGCGACGACCACGGACCCCACGGACCGGGACGTCACGGCATACCCGCACGTGATCCCGGACTCGGCGTTCACCACGGTCGGCGACATCTTCTCGCCGGACACCAACCCCGATCGCAAGAAGCCGTTCGACATCCGGGTGCTGATGGCCGCGGTCGCCGACCAGGACCACCCCGCGCTGGAGCGCTGGGCCGGCATGGCCGACGCCGAGACGGCGGTGGTGCAGGACGCGCACCTCGGTGGGATCCCGGTGTGCCTGTTGGGGATCGAGTCCAAGAACGTGCCGCGCCGCGGGTTCCCGCCCACCGACGGCCCCGACACCTACACGGCGGGCACGCTGTTCCCGCGCTCGTCCAAGAAGGCGGCCCGGGCGATCAACGCCGCCAGCGGCAACCGGCCGCTCGTGGTGCTCGCCAACCTGTCCGGGTTCGACGGCTCACCGGAGTCGATGCGCAGCCTGCAGCTCGAGTACGGCGCCGAGATCGGCCGGGCCATCGTCAACTTCGACGGTCCCATCGTCTTCTGCGTCGTGTCCCGCTACCACGGTGGGGCGTTCGTGGTCTTCTCCAAGGCGCTCAACCCGTCGATGACGGTGCTCGCGATCGAGGGCTCGTTCGCCTCGGTGCTGGGTGGCGCGCCGGCGGCTGCCGTCGTGTTCTCCCGCGACGTCGACGCCCGCACCGCCGCCGACCCGAGGGTCACCGAGCTCGAGGCCCGGGTCGGGGAGGCCAAGGGCGCCGACCGCGCCCTGCTGGCCGCCGAGCTGGCCGACCTGCGCACCTCGGTCCGCAGCGAGAAGCTCGGCGAGGTCGCGTCGGAGTTCGACAGCGTCCACAGCATCCACCGTGCCGTCAGCGTGGGCTCGGTCGACGCCGTCATCGACCCGCACGAGCTGCGTCCGCGGATCATCGCCGCAATCGAGGAGGGCCTCGCCCGCCAGGCCTGA
- a CDS encoding nucleotidyltransferase family protein: MTPAGLLLAAGGGRRMGKPKALVDDPAGGSFVERGVRVLRAAGCAPVVVVVGAEAARTAALATAAGADTVVEAADWESGQSASLRAGLAAVQLTEAEVACILLVDLPDVTSAVVRRVAAAGGDGPAVLARAAYRGVPGHPVVMGRDHWKGVLDVAAGDRGARDYLATHEHLLVECGDLATGRDADTPDDL, encoded by the coding sequence GTGACTCCCGCCGGTCTGCTCCTCGCCGCGGGTGGCGGTCGTCGGATGGGCAAGCCCAAGGCACTCGTCGACGACCCTGCCGGGGGGTCGTTCGTCGAGCGCGGGGTGCGGGTGCTGCGTGCCGCCGGCTGCGCACCGGTCGTCGTCGTCGTGGGCGCCGAGGCCGCCCGAACCGCGGCCCTTGCCACGGCGGCCGGCGCCGACACGGTCGTCGAGGCTGCCGACTGGGAGAGCGGCCAGAGTGCATCGCTCCGGGCCGGGCTCGCGGCGGTCCAGCTCACCGAGGCCGAGGTCGCGTGCATCCTGCTGGTCGACCTGCCCGACGTGACGTCGGCCGTGGTGCGGCGGGTGGCCGCAGCAGGCGGTGACGGGCCAGCGGTGCTGGCCCGCGCGGCATACCGAGGCGTGCCCGGGCACCCGGTCGTGATGGGGCGGGACCACTGGAAAGGGGTCCTCGACGTCGCTGCCGGCGACCGGGGTGCCCGCGACTACCTCGCGACGCACGAGCACCTGTTGGTCGAGTGCGGCGACCTGGCCACCGGCCGCGACGCGGACACCCCTGACGACCTGTGA
- a CDS encoding AAA family ATPase — MEPREAFSSAKALTQGLADTGYLADDALATVAWLALRLERPLLLEGEPGTGKTALAEGIAAALDLPLIRLQCYEGIDATQALYDWDFPRQILHLRAVEAVAADGQELSTVEDQLFDQRFLLARPVLRALRESPVVLLVDEIDRADDEFEAFLLEVLSTWQVTIPELGTVTAATPPIVVLTSNRTRELHDALKRRCLYHWIDHPGLERELQIVRSRAPQVSESLAAQVVSTVQRLRNEHDLIKPPGVAETLDWARALHELGASDLDLETAAASLGVAVKYREDAERVRAALDRIMTR, encoded by the coding sequence ATGGAGCCACGCGAGGCGTTCTCGTCCGCGAAGGCGCTGACGCAGGGGCTTGCCGACACGGGTTACCTCGCCGACGACGCCCTCGCCACGGTGGCCTGGCTCGCGCTCCGGCTCGAACGCCCGCTCCTCCTCGAGGGCGAGCCGGGCACCGGCAAGACAGCACTCGCAGAGGGGATCGCCGCCGCGCTCGACCTGCCACTCATCCGGCTCCAGTGCTACGAGGGCATCGACGCGACCCAGGCGCTCTACGACTGGGACTTCCCCCGGCAGATCCTGCACCTGCGCGCGGTCGAGGCCGTCGCCGCCGACGGCCAGGAGCTCAGCACGGTCGAGGACCAGCTCTTCGACCAGCGGTTCCTGCTCGCCCGCCCCGTGCTCCGGGCGCTGCGCGAGTCGCCGGTGGTGCTGCTCGTCGACGAGATCGACCGCGCCGACGACGAGTTCGAGGCGTTCCTGCTCGAGGTGCTGTCGACGTGGCAGGTGACCATCCCCGAGCTCGGCACCGTCACCGCTGCCACACCCCCGATCGTGGTGCTGACCTCCAACCGCACCCGAGAGCTGCACGACGCGCTCAAGCGCCGGTGCCTCTACCACTGGATCGACCACCCCGGCCTCGAGCGCGAGCTGCAGATCGTCCGGTCCCGAGCACCGCAGGTGTCGGAGTCCCTTGCAGCGCAGGTGGTCTCGACGGTCCAACGGCTGCGCAACGAGCACGACCTGATCAAGCCGCCGGGTGTCGCGGAGACCCTCGACTGGGCGCGCGCGCTGCACGAGCTGGGCGCCTCCGACCTCGACCTCGAGACCGCCGCGGCGAGCCTGGGAGTCGCGGTGAAGTACCGCGAGGACGCCGAGCGGGTCAGGGCCGCCCTCGACCGGATCATGACGCGATGA
- a CDS encoding vWA domain-containing protein: protein MTTAPAHAADEILLGFARALRAAGVNVTADRERTYLEAVEAVGVQDEPGAYWAGRATLCASPADLDRYDRVYAAWFGLERAGTRPRRDPGHTVVQASLETGAGSPDGQESPEDEVRAEASAVEVLRHRDLATLSSVERARLAALFAALRPRAPRRPAHRQTPARRGAVDARKTLRAQLRRMGEPGPIAWRHRGTRARRVVLLVDVSGSMSAYADALLRLAHTYAASGLPVEVFTVGTRLTHVTRPLRQRDPERALVACGECVPDWSGGTRLAEGIGAFLDRWGRRGMARGAVVVLFSDGWERDEPQALGEQMRRLQALAHRVVWVNPHRGKPGYQPVQQGIVAALPHVDDFVAGHSMAAFEELVEVVGRA, encoded by the coding sequence ATGACCACGGCGCCGGCACACGCCGCAGACGAGATCCTGCTGGGTTTCGCTCGAGCCCTGCGCGCTGCCGGCGTCAACGTCACGGCCGACCGCGAGCGCACCTACCTCGAGGCGGTCGAGGCGGTCGGGGTGCAGGACGAGCCCGGCGCCTACTGGGCCGGCCGCGCGACGCTGTGCGCCTCGCCGGCCGACCTCGACCGCTACGACCGGGTGTATGCCGCGTGGTTCGGGCTCGAGCGCGCCGGCACCCGTCCGCGCCGCGACCCGGGTCACACCGTGGTCCAGGCCTCGCTCGAGACCGGCGCGGGGTCGCCCGACGGGCAGGAGTCACCCGAGGACGAGGTCCGCGCCGAGGCGAGCGCGGTCGAGGTGCTGCGCCATCGCGACCTCGCCACGCTGAGCAGCGTCGAGCGCGCCCGGCTCGCGGCGCTCTTCGCGGCCCTGCGTCCCAGGGCACCGCGACGTCCGGCACACCGGCAGACCCCCGCGCGCCGGGGGGCGGTGGACGCCCGCAAGACCCTGCGCGCGCAGCTGCGCCGGATGGGGGAACCCGGTCCCATCGCCTGGCGCCACCGCGGCACCCGCGCCCGCCGGGTCGTCCTCCTCGTTGACGTCTCGGGGTCGATGAGCGCCTACGCCGACGCCCTGCTGCGGCTGGCCCACACCTACGCCGCCAGCGGCCTCCCGGTCGAGGTGTTCACCGTCGGCACCCGGCTGACCCATGTGACCAGGCCGCTGCGCCAGCGCGACCCCGAACGAGCCCTGGTCGCCTGTGGCGAGTGCGTGCCCGACTGGTCGGGGGGCACCCGGCTGGCCGAGGGGATCGGCGCGTTCCTCGACCGCTGGGGCCGGCGCGGCATGGCTCGCGGCGCGGTGGTGGTGCTGTTCAGCGACGGCTGGGAACGCGACGAGCCGCAAGCCCTGGGGGAGCAGATGCGGCGGCTGCAGGCGCTGGCGCACCGCGTCGTCTGGGTGAACCCGCACCGTGGCAAGCCGGGCTACCAGCCCGTGCAGCAGGGGATCGTCGCGGCGCTGCCGCACGTCGACGACTTCGTCGCCGGTCACTCGATGGCCGCCTTCGAGGAGCTCGTGGAGGTGGTCGGCCGTGCGTGA
- a CDS encoding XdhC family protein, whose product MREVLPELLRWWRAGATVGVGTVVGTWRSAPRPAGAAMLVGPGGEAVGSVSGGCVEGAVYELAGSVVADGVPVLQRYGVSDDDAYAVGLTCGGILDVFVESVSSTTYPELGEVADDIEAGRPVAVATVIEHPDPARLGRRLVVRPEQDGAVGASGTLGSSRADDAVTDDARGLLASGRTETLTYGPDGERRGEGMRVFVSSFAPKPRMLVFGAIDFAAAVAHQGHFLGYHVTVCDARPVFATRSRFPSADEVVVTWPHRYLEAERDAGRIDSRTVICVLTHDPKFDVPVLEVALRLPEVAYVGAMGSRRTHDDRMARLREAGLTERELARLSSPVGLDLGARTPEETAVSIAAEIIALQWGGRGDRLGHRDGPIHHHTTGSGAGLVPASTAAEGVAANHPD is encoded by the coding sequence GTGCGTGAGGTGCTGCCCGAGCTGCTGCGCTGGTGGCGTGCGGGGGCCACGGTGGGCGTAGGCACCGTCGTCGGCACGTGGCGCTCGGCGCCGCGACCGGCCGGGGCGGCGATGCTGGTCGGGCCGGGAGGCGAGGCGGTCGGCTCGGTGAGCGGCGGCTGCGTCGAGGGCGCCGTCTACGAGCTCGCGGGGTCCGTGGTCGCCGACGGTGTGCCGGTGCTGCAGCGCTACGGCGTCAGCGACGACGACGCGTATGCCGTGGGGCTGACCTGCGGGGGCATCCTCGACGTCTTCGTGGAGTCGGTGAGCAGCACGACATACCCCGAGCTCGGTGAGGTGGCCGACGACATCGAGGCGGGCCGCCCCGTGGCGGTGGCCACGGTCATCGAGCACCCGGACCCGGCTCGGCTCGGTCGGCGGCTGGTGGTGCGCCCCGAGCAGGACGGCGCCGTAGGTGCCAGCGGGACGCTCGGGTCGTCGCGCGCCGACGACGCGGTCACCGACGACGCCCGCGGCCTGCTCGCCTCGGGACGCACCGAGACCCTCACCTACGGCCCGGACGGTGAGCGGCGGGGTGAGGGCATGCGGGTCTTCGTGTCGTCGTTCGCGCCGAAGCCGCGGATGCTGGTCTTCGGGGCGATCGACTTCGCGGCGGCCGTCGCCCACCAAGGACACTTCCTCGGCTACCACGTGACCGTCTGTGACGCCCGCCCGGTCTTCGCCACCAGGTCGCGCTTCCCGTCGGCCGACGAGGTGGTCGTCACCTGGCCGCACCGCTACCTCGAGGCCGAGCGCGATGCGGGCCGGATCGACTCGCGCACGGTGATCTGCGTCCTCACCCACGACCCCAAGTTCGACGTGCCCGTCCTCGAGGTCGCGCTGCGCCTGCCCGAGGTGGCGTACGTCGGGGCGATGGGTTCGCGGCGCACCCACGACGACCGGATGGCGCGGCTGCGCGAGGCCGGCCTGACCGAGCGTGAGCTGGCGCGGCTGTCCAGCCCGGTGGGACTGGACCTCGGCGCGCGCACCCCCGAGGAGACGGCGGTGAGCATCGCCGCCGAGATCATCGCACTCCAGTGGGGCGGCCGGGGGGACCGGCTCGGTCACCGCGACGGCCCGATCCACCACCACACCACCGGCTCCGGAGCCGGCCTCGTCCCCGCCTCGACGGCAGCAGAGGGGGTCGCCGCGAACCATCCGGATTGA
- a CDS encoding (2Fe-2S)-binding protein, protein MTRISVTVDGVDYTDEVEPRTLLVHYLREQLGKTGTVVGCDTSNCGACTVHLDGRSVKSCNVLAVQADGHDVTTIEGLAQDGELHPMQQAFHDCHALQCGYCTPGMIMQSIDVLNDNPNPTEDEIRVGLEGNLCRCTGYHNIVKAVQQAAGAGAGAAAGATAGTTSGSTLGGEPV, encoded by the coding sequence ATGACCCGCATCAGCGTCACGGTCGACGGCGTCGACTACACCGACGAGGTGGAGCCGCGCACGCTCCTCGTCCACTACCTGAGAGAGCAGCTGGGCAAGACGGGCACCGTCGTCGGGTGCGACACGAGCAACTGCGGGGCGTGCACCGTGCACCTCGACGGGCGCAGCGTGAAGTCGTGCAACGTGCTCGCCGTGCAGGCCGACGGCCACGACGTCACGACGATCGAGGGGCTGGCGCAGGACGGCGAGCTGCACCCGATGCAGCAGGCCTTCCACGACTGCCACGCGCTCCAGTGCGGCTACTGCACGCCGGGGATGATCATGCAGTCGATCGACGTGCTCAACGACAACCCGAACCCCACCGAGGACGAGATCCGGGTCGGGCTCGAGGGCAACCTCTGCCGGTGCACGGGCTACCACAACATCGTCAAGGCGGTGCAGCAGGCGGCCGGTGCCGGCGCCGGTGCCGCCGCGGGCGCCACGGCCGGCACGACCAGCGGCTCGACCCTCGGGGGTGAGCCGGTATGA